The Rhineura floridana isolate rRhiFlo1 chromosome 8, rRhiFlo1.hap2, whole genome shotgun sequence genome includes a region encoding these proteins:
- the ZNF800 gene encoding zinc finger protein 800, producing MPLRDKCCQTDHHHHGCCEPVHVLEPGDPPLLQQPLQTSKSGIQQIIECFRSGTKQLKHILLKDVDTIFECKLCRSLFRGLPNLITHKKFYCPPSLRMDDNSPDVNDKQSQAISDLLEAMYPRVDKQDYIIRLEPIETNQNAVFQYVSKADSSVENIEMNVVAEPAPVETPEPITEPPKAVPSPSQAETVEIPLAVTNKVILTPEEPTPSSKPELEYNHSDSGHQLICCLCKKEFHSRRSVRRHIRKVHKKKMEELKKFIEIKKRPNQTSGRGRNKNILVTLGRSCPVCFKSFATKANVRRHFDEVHRGLRRDSITPDIATKPGQPLSLESASAKKSLKTRKQKASKAEYNLTACKCLLCKRKLSSQVMLKRHMQIVHKITLSTKNSKREKKPNNTVSTEVKVKIEPTESAESVPPISSSQNESKGTNHSNERKNTSSIERKNTVSTERKNASSTERKSMSSTERKNTPSTKKNKVKQSTENSKSSNQAIAGGPKKTRKPRLSAGFDFKKLYCKLCKRQFTSKQNLTKHIELHTDGNNIYVKFYRCPLCTYETRRKRDVIRHITVVHKKSSRYLGKITASLEIRAIKKPIDCVLNKVTKRGPQRDESKQNGSKQDVTTNSPSKKYEGADVGIEVQVTKKFSLHRCNKCGKAFAKKTFLEHHKKTHKANVSHSPEENNKTKGRSTRSKALVW from the exons ATGCCTCTAAGGGACAAGTGCTGTCAGACTGACCACCATCACCATGGATGCTGTGAACCAG TACATGTGCTGGAGCCTGGAGATCCTCCTTTATTGCAGCAACCTCTTCAAACATCAAAATCTGGCATTCAACAAATTATTGAATGTTTTCGATCAG gaACTAAACAACTTAAACATATTTTGCTGAAAGATGTGGATACCATTTTTGAATGTAAATTGTGCCGAAGTCTCTTCAGAGGACTACCAAATTTAATAACTCATAAAAAGTTCTATTGTCCTCCAAGTCTCCGGATGGATGACA ACTCGCCTGATGTAAATGATAAACAAAGTCAAGCCATAAGTGATCTCTTGGAGGCTATGTATCCTAGAGTGGACAAGCAAGATTATATAATCCGTTTGGAACCTATAGAAACAAACCAGAATGCTGTGTTTCAATATGTGTCAAAGGCTGATAGCTCAGTTGAGAACATTGAGATGAATGTTGTTGCTGAACCAGCTCCTGTAGAAACACCAGAACCTATTACAGAACCTCCTAAAGCAGTTCCTAGTCCTTCACAAGCAGAAACTGTAGAGATTCCTCTTGCTGTTACTAACAAGGTAATATTGACTCCAGAAGAACCGACTCCATCCTCAAAGCCTGAATTGGAATACAATCATTCCGATTCTGGTCATCAATTAATTTGTTGTCTCTGTAAAAAAGAATTTCATTCCAGACGCAGTGTACGCCGACATATTAGAAAAGTACACAAAAAAAAGATGGAAGAACTGAagaaatttattgaaattaaaaaAAGGCCAAATCAGACATCTGGAAGGGGCCGCAATAAGAACATTCTTGTAACATTGGGTAGGAGTTGTCCTGTATGCTTTAAATCTTTTGCTACAAAAGCCAACGTAAGGAGGCATTTTGATGAAGTTCATAGGGGACTGAGGAGGGATTCCATAACTCCTGATATAGCTACAAAGCCTGGGCAGCCTTTGTCCTTGGAATCAGCTTCTGCTAAAAAATCTCTTAAGACCCGAAAACAAAAGGCTTCAAAGGCCGAATACAACTTAACTGCCTGTAAATGCCTCTTGTGCAAGAGGAAACTGAGTTCCCAGGTAATGCTGAAAAGGCATATGCAAATTGTTCACAAGATAACGCTTTCTACAAAAAatagtaaaagagagaaaaagcctAATAATACAGTTAGCACAGAAGTGAAGGTTAAAATTGAACCAACAGAATCTGCAGAATCTGTGCCTCCCATCAGTTCTTCACAAAATGAATCGAAGGGAACAAATCAttcaaatgaaagaaaaaatacatCATCTATTGAGAGAAAGAACACAGTGTCCACTGAAAGAAAGAATGCATCATCCACTGAAAGGAAAAGCATGTCATCTACTGAAAGAAAGAACACACCatctacaaagaaaaacaaagttAAGCAGAGCACTGAAAATTCTAAGTCAAGTAATCAGGCTATTGCAGGTGGTCCCAAAAAGACCAGGAAGCCAAGACTTTCAGCTGGCtttgattttaaaaagctttactgCAAACTCTGTAAACGTCAATTTACTTCTAAACAAAACTTAACAAAACACATTGAGTTGCACACAGATGGAAATAACATATATGTTAAATTCTACAGGTGTCCTCTCTGCACTTACGAAACACGGCGGAAGCGTGATGTCATAAGACACATAACTGTAGTACATAAAAAGTCTTCGCGTTACCTTGGTAAGATAACTGCAAGTTTAGAAATCAGAGCAATAAAAAAACCCATTGACTGTGTTTTAAATAAGGTGACAAAAAGGGGCCCTCAGAGGGATGAAAGTAAACAAAATGGTTCAAAACAGGATGTCACTACTAACTCACCAAGCAAAAAGTATGAAGGAGCTGATGTTGGCATTGAAGTACAAGTCACAAAAAAATTTTCTCTGCACAGATGCAATAAATGTGGGAAAGCATTTGCTAAAAAGACTTTCCTAGAACATCATAAGAAGACTCATAAGGCAAACGTATCACATTCACCTgaagaaaacaataaaaccaaaggCAGAAGTACAAGATCTAAAGCTCTTGTCTGGTGA